A window of candidate division KSB1 bacterium contains these coding sequences:
- a CDS encoding CsgG/HfaB family protein codes for MKRIIFYLSLIFAMLAFFSQPGLAQDKKAAKKRVAVFNFEDKTDHAWHWWTGQPVGHGMADMLTTALVKSGKYRVFERQEIEKIMGEQALGMSGAVTPESAAKAGKMLGAEFAIIGAVTEFGYKKQSTGGALKKVGIGASISKQSATVGIDVRFVNTTSGEILKAENIRREKSKPGVSLDTRDINFENQAQFDESLVGKATREAIEDIIKLLDEQSGAETVWEAKVVMTKDGQVIINGGAETGVKVGERFVIYRVGEEMIDPDTGESLGAEETKVGEIEVVNNNFGGKGKASACKILSGSDFQKGDTVRQK; via the coding sequence ATGAAACGAATCATTTTCTATCTTTCGCTGATTTTTGCGATGCTGGCTTTTTTTAGCCAGCCGGGTTTAGCGCAAGACAAGAAAGCCGCTAAAAAGCGGGTGGCGGTTTTTAACTTCGAGGACAAGACGGATCATGCCTGGCACTGGTGGACGGGACAGCCGGTTGGCCATGGCATGGCGGACATGCTGACCACGGCGCTGGTGAAAAGCGGCAAGTACCGCGTCTTCGAACGCCAGGAAATCGAAAAAATAATGGGCGAGCAGGCGCTGGGCATGTCCGGCGCGGTGACGCCGGAAAGCGCCGCCAAAGCCGGCAAAATGTTGGGCGCGGAATTCGCCATCATCGGCGCGGTGACGGAATTTGGCTACAAAAAACAATCCACCGGCGGCGCGCTGAAAAAAGTCGGCATTGGCGCCTCGATTTCCAAGCAATCGGCCACGGTCGGCATTGACGTCCGCTTTGTGAACACCACCTCCGGCGAAATTCTGAAAGCGGAAAATATCCGCAGGGAAAAATCGAAACCCGGGGTTTCTTTAGACACTCGAGACATCAATTTTGAGAACCAGGCGCAATTTGATGAATCGCTGGTCGGCAAAGCCACGCGTGAAGCCATCGAGGATATCATCAAACTGTTGGACGAGCAATCCGGCGCTGAAACGGTTTGGGAGGCTAAAGTGGTGATGACGAAAGACGGCCAGGTGATTATCAACGGCGGCGCGGAAACCGGCGTCAAAGTCGGCGAGCGGTTCGTGATTTATCGCGTCGGTGAAGAGATGATCGATCCCGACACCGGCGAGTCGCTCGGCGCGGAAGAAACCAAAGTCGGCGAAATCGAAGTCGTCAACAACAATTTTGGCGGCAAAGGCAAAGCTTCGGCCTGCAAAATTCTCTCCGGCAGCGATTTTCAAAAAGGGGACACCGTTCGGCAGAAGTAG
- a CDS encoding DUF4412 domain-containing protein, whose protein sequence is MKTSRIVVSGILLAGTLALAFSPRPDFKTSSTTRLIFKGALGTMMKMVGGNKPMTGTQYIQGHKSRQDNIDDEGKITTSSIIDLDREVMITIDHKKKEYTEMTFAELREMFKGLGEKAKTAQDKPKSEADVKVSFDVKVNRTGEKKNIAGYETEKVILTLTAKGEAQDKNSAETGKGGMIVRSTNWVAANVKGYDEVQAFHLAFAEKLGMMSGGGPAQMIESLSKMNPQLAEAMKKLEQESKKLQGVALMTETVFETWAEPSEKPTEAPAAQAGEQQPPKSVGGLLGGFGKKLGQKVAKKDDAASSDGRNVLMESVTEVTFLGSTSVDAGLFAAPAGYKKKESKN, encoded by the coding sequence ATGAAAACCTCTCGTATTGTCGTTTCAGGCATTTTGTTGGCGGGTACTTTGGCGCTGGCCTTTTCTCCCCGGCCCGATTTTAAAACCAGCTCGACCACCAGGCTGATCTTCAAGGGCGCGCTGGGCACGATGATGAAAATGGTCGGTGGCAACAAACCGATGACCGGCACGCAATATATTCAAGGCCATAAATCCCGCCAGGATAATATCGATGACGAAGGCAAAATCACCACGTCGTCGATCATCGACCTCGACCGCGAAGTGATGATCACTATCGACCACAAGAAAAAAGAATACACCGAAATGACCTTTGCCGAATTGCGCGAGATGTTCAAAGGCCTCGGTGAGAAAGCCAAGACCGCCCAGGACAAGCCGAAAAGCGAAGCCGACGTCAAAGTTTCATTCGATGTCAAGGTTAACCGCACCGGCGAGAAGAAAAATATCGCGGGATATGAAACCGAGAAGGTTATTCTCACGTTGACCGCCAAAGGCGAAGCCCAGGACAAAAACTCAGCCGAGACGGGCAAAGGCGGCATGATCGTGCGATCGACCAACTGGGTGGCTGCCAATGTAAAAGGTTACGATGAAGTCCAGGCCTTTCATCTGGCGTTTGCGGAAAAACTCGGCATGATGTCAGGCGGCGGTCCGGCGCAGATGATCGAAAGCCTGTCCAAAATGAATCCGCAACTTGCCGAGGCGATGAAGAAGCTGGAGCAAGAAAGCAAGAAACTGCAGGGCGTGGCGTTGATGACGGAAACCGTTTTTGAAACGTGGGCCGAGCCTTCCGAAAAGCCAACTGAGGCGCCGGCGGCGCAAGCCGGGGAACAACAACCGCCGAAATCCGTGGGCGGCTTGCTCGGCGGCTTCGGCAAAAAGCTCGGGCAAAAAGTGGCGAAAAAAGATGACGCCGCCAGCAGCGATGGCCGCAACGTTTTGATGGAAAGCGTTACGGAAGTGACCTTCCTCGGCTCGACTTCGGTGGACGCCGGACTTTTTGCGGCGCCGGCGGGTTATAAGAAAAAAGAGAGCAAAAATTAA
- a CDS encoding glucose-1-phosphate thymidylyltransferase, which yields MKGLILSGGKGTRLFPLTYTSAKQLIPVANKPVLFRVIEAIRDAEITDIGIVVGDTAPEIKAAAGDGKRWGVHLTYIHQDKPLGLAHAVKIAREFLGRERFVMFLGDNVIQGGISPLIRQFAQSDYNSQIVLKRVAEPQHYGVAELDNGRIIRLVEKPREPKSDLALVGIYMFDHTIFEAVEAIAPSWRGELEITDAIQWLVTNGKRVYPYVHEGWWIDTGKPIDMLAANSLVLEELQPRVEGHVDADSRLEGKVIIEKGAEIINSRVRGPAIIGEATRIVNSYVGPFTSIYHHVLIQDSELEHCIVLENSKIVDIPHRLEDSLIGRHVEITRSPIKPKAYKLTLGDHSRVGIL from the coding sequence ATGAAAGGCCTGATCCTCAGCGGCGGAAAAGGCACGCGCCTTTTTCCCTTGACTTATACTTCTGCCAAACAGCTCATTCCAGTTGCGAACAAACCGGTGTTGTTTCGCGTCATCGAGGCGATTCGCGATGCGGAAATTACAGACATCGGCATCGTTGTCGGTGATACCGCGCCGGAGATCAAAGCCGCGGCCGGCGACGGCAAGCGCTGGGGGGTTCATCTCACCTACATTCACCAAGACAAGCCGCTCGGCCTGGCGCATGCGGTCAAGATTGCGCGTGAGTTTTTGGGGCGCGAGCGTTTCGTCATGTTTCTCGGCGACAATGTGATTCAAGGCGGCATCAGCCCGTTGATTCGTCAATTTGCGCAAAGCGATTACAATTCGCAAATCGTGCTCAAGCGCGTCGCCGAGCCGCAGCATTACGGCGTCGCCGAGCTCGACAACGGCAGAATCATCCGCCTGGTGGAAAAACCGCGCGAGCCGAAAAGCGATCTGGCGCTCGTCGGCATTTACATGTTCGATCACACGATTTTTGAGGCGGTCGAAGCGATCGCGCCCTCCTGGCGCGGCGAATTGGAAATTACCGACGCAATTCAATGGCTGGTGACCAACGGCAAGCGCGTTTATCCCTATGTTCACGAGGGCTGGTGGATCGACACCGGCAAGCCGATTGACATGCTGGCGGCGAACAGCCTGGTGTTGGAGGAATTGCAGCCGCGCGTCGAAGGCCATGTTGACGCCGATTCCCGCCTCGAAGGCAAGGTGATCATCGAAAAAGGTGCTGAGATCATCAACAGCCGCGTGCGCGGCCCGGCGATCATCGGCGAGGCCACCCGCATCGTCAACAGCTATGTCGGGCCGTTTACCTCGATTTATCATCACGTGCTCATTCAGGACAGCGAGTTGGAGCATTGCATTGTGCTGGAGAACAGTAAGATCGTTGACATTCCGCACCGATTGGAAGACAGCTTGATCGGCCGCCACGTCGAGATCACCCGCTCGCCGATCAAGCCCAAGGCCTACAAGCTGACGCTGGGTGATCACAGCCGTGTGGGAATTTTGTGA
- a CDS encoding FecR family protein — MFQLRKKFYGLTITTLAFAAFGFMGLKQSQTSTTIGRINFLLGKEGDVTIRRVNDAKWLAARFKMGVLKGDQIKTVAESRCEVKLNDGSIIRIGENSVFDFAESNLTKNTRQVEASLKIGKIWANVTRAIGAINKFEVKSPTAVCAIRGTIYRMEADSTTRVAVYDGKVDVGPTNDLRQQLQQQTRPGAPVQVPGPTQVPGPFQVSLEQWVQLVQGYQLEVRSNGRYARTPIDSVSESRSDWIQWNKERDRMLR; from the coding sequence ATGTTTCAACTCAGGAAAAAATTTTACGGTTTAACGATAACCACCCTCGCATTCGCCGCTTTCGGTTTCATGGGTCTAAAACAATCACAAACTTCGACGACGATTGGCAGAATCAATTTCTTGCTCGGCAAGGAGGGCGACGTCACGATTCGCCGGGTGAATGATGCGAAATGGCTGGCGGCCAGATTCAAAATGGGGGTTTTAAAAGGCGATCAAATCAAAACCGTGGCAGAATCGCGCTGTGAAGTGAAGCTCAACGACGGCAGCATCATTCGCATCGGCGAAAATTCCGTGTTCGATTTTGCCGAGTCCAATCTCACGAAAAATACGCGCCAGGTTGAGGCCAGCTTGAAAATAGGAAAGATTTGGGCCAACGTCACCCGAGCAATCGGCGCGATCAATAAATTCGAAGTGAAGTCGCCGACCGCCGTGTGCGCCATTCGTGGCACGATTTATCGGATGGAGGCGGACAGCACGACGCGCGTGGCGGTTTACGACGGAAAAGTCGATGTCGGTCCGACCAATGATTTGCGCCAGCAACTGCAACAACAAACCCGGCCGGGCGCCCCGGTCCAGGTTCCCGGCCCAACGCAAGTGCCGGGACCTTTCCAAGTCTCCCTGGAACAATGGGTGCAATTGGTGCAGGGTTATCAACTCGAAGTGCGGAGCAATGGCCGCTATGCCAGAACACCAATCGACAGTGTGAGTGAATCGCGCTCGGATTGGATTCAGTGGAATAAGGAGCGGGATCGCATGTTGCGGTGA
- a CDS encoding tetratricopeptide repeat protein, which produces MSAVTTQSANATAEKPSAFANQSVVFTGRLASFQRREAQELVRKLGGSTPPGINKTVTLLVIGDEGYLKEISKSNKLKRAEEINAEGGQIRIISESEFLEMAGLESHSTLAEKYYPLARVQSVFPKIRPDLVKYFARWGLFKPTVKTNAHQYYQFKDLLIFRQINEMLNQGLPLRKIAKRLTEAQSPSPQISLGFEEFKPRGQILSLHIAPQRVSRSAEEWYALGYEYDTKPETRDKAIEAYENALTQNPNYVEAMINLANIYYAKRELVRARQLLERAAQLDPHNHTIYYNLGNLYDEVGDLEKSIKAYHKALELHPDYDLALFNLALVYERLGLAVKAESLWRKYLEVDPMGEWADIAREHLQGERRDTTG; this is translated from the coding sequence ATGTCTGCTGTAACGACACAGTCAGCAAATGCTACTGCCGAAAAACCCTCAGCTTTTGCCAACCAATCAGTAGTTTTTACTGGCAGACTCGCCTCTTTTCAACGCCGCGAAGCGCAGGAGTTGGTTCGCAAATTAGGCGGAAGCACGCCGCCAGGCATCAACAAAACCGTCACGCTGCTCGTTATCGGCGACGAGGGCTATCTCAAAGAAATTTCCAAAAGCAACAAGCTCAAACGCGCCGAGGAAATCAATGCCGAGGGCGGGCAGATTCGCATCATTTCCGAATCCGAATTTTTGGAAATGGCGGGACTCGAAAGCCATTCCACGTTGGCGGAGAAATATTACCCCCTTGCGCGCGTGCAAAGCGTTTTTCCCAAAATTCGTCCCGATCTGGTGAAATATTTCGCGCGCTGGGGCTTGTTCAAGCCGACGGTGAAAACCAACGCGCATCAGTATTATCAATTCAAAGATCTGCTGATTTTCCGGCAAATCAATGAAATGCTGAATCAGGGCTTGCCGCTGCGGAAAATCGCGAAGCGTTTGACTGAGGCGCAATCGCCTTCGCCGCAAATTTCCCTCGGTTTCGAGGAATTCAAGCCGCGCGGCCAAATTCTCTCGCTGCACATCGCGCCGCAACGGGTGTCACGCAGCGCGGAAGAATGGTATGCGCTTGGCTATGAATACGACACCAAACCTGAAACCCGGGACAAAGCCATCGAAGCCTACGAAAATGCGCTGACGCAAAATCCGAATTACGTCGAGGCCATGATCAATCTGGCGAATATTTATTACGCCAAACGCGAGTTGGTTCGCGCCCGCCAACTGCTGGAACGCGCCGCGCAGCTTGATCCGCACAATCACACGATTTATTACAATCTCGGTAATCTTTACGACGAGGTGGGGGATCTGGAGAAATCCATCAAGGCGTATCACAAAGCGCTGGAGCTGCACCCGGACTACGATCTGGCGCTCTTCAATCTCGCGCTGGTTTACGAGCGGCTCGGGCTCGCCGTCAAAGCCGAAAGCTTGTGGCGCAAGTATCTCGAAGTTGATCCAATGGGCGAATGGGCAGACATCGCACGCGAGCATTTGCAGGGGGAACGCCGTGACACGACGGGATGA
- the bshA gene encoding N-acetyl-alpha-D-glucosaminyl L-malate synthase BshA produces MKIGMICYPTHGGSGVVASELGLALARRGYEVHFISYAVPFRLREYHPNIFLHEVDVAAYPLFKYPPYDLSLTTKIVDVAQEYNLDLLHAHYAVPHATSAYLAKHVLHSKKLKVITTLHGTDITLVGADKSFFSMIKFSIEQSDGVTAVSNYLKQRTIEEFQIHRDIRVIYNFIDPAKGQEVAPGVCRREQYAPHGEKVLMHASNFRPVKRVSDVVRIFAKTREQMPCKLLLVGEGPERLFIQQLVKELKLRDDVLFLGEIDYIEQILRCADLFLLPSEQESFGLVALEAMNCGVPVIAAQTGGIPEVVVPGETGFLFPVGEINAMAQAAIDLLRDGPKHRRFAIAARQRARQFAIDNIMPEWEGYYQEIRA; encoded by the coding sequence ATGAAAATCGGCATGATCTGTTATCCCACCCACGGCGGCTCGGGCGTGGTGGCTTCGGAACTGGGCCTGGCGCTGGCGCGGCGCGGTTACGAAGTTCATTTCATCAGCTACGCCGTGCCGTTCCGTTTGCGCGAGTACCATCCGAATATTTTTCTCCACGAAGTCGATGTCGCCGCCTATCCGCTTTTTAAATATCCGCCGTACGATCTCAGTCTGACGACGAAGATCGTCGACGTGGCGCAGGAATATAACCTCGATCTTTTGCACGCGCATTATGCGGTGCCGCACGCCACCAGCGCCTATCTCGCCAAGCACGTTCTCCATTCGAAGAAGCTGAAAGTGATTACCACCCTGCACGGCACCGACATCACGTTGGTCGGTGCTGACAAATCCTTTTTCAGCATGATCAAATTCAGCATCGAGCAATCCGACGGCGTCACGGCGGTTTCGAATTATCTCAAGCAGCGCACGATTGAGGAATTTCAAATTCATCGCGATATTCGCGTCATATACAATTTTATCGATCCGGCCAAAGGGCAGGAGGTTGCGCCCGGGGTTTGCCGCCGCGAGCAATATGCGCCGCACGGCGAGAAGGTCTTGATGCACGCCTCGAATTTCCGGCCGGTGAAACGCGTCAGCGACGTGGTGCGCATCTTCGCCAAAACTCGCGAGCAGATGCCCTGCAAGCTTTTGCTCGTCGGCGAAGGCCCCGAACGCCTGTTCATCCAGCAACTCGTGAAGGAGCTTAAGCTGCGCGACGATGTGTTGTTTCTCGGCGAAATCGATTATATCGAGCAAATTCTGCGCTGCGCCGATCTTTTTTTGTTGCCCAGCGAACAAGAGAGCTTCGGCTTGGTAGCGCTGGAGGCAATGAATTGCGGCGTGCCAGTTATCGCCGCCCAGACCGGCGGCATCCCGGAAGTCGTCGTGCCTGGCGAAACCGGATTCCTCTTCCCGGTCGGTGAAATCAATGCCATGGCGCAAGCGGCCATCGACTTGTTGCGCGACGGCCCCAAACACCGGCGTTTTGCCATCGCCGCCCGGCAGCGCGCCCGGCAATTTGCCATTGACAACATCATGCCGGAATGGGAAGGGTATTATCAGGAGATTAGGGCTTGA
- the bshB1 gene encoding bacillithiol biosynthesis deacetylase BshB1 has product MSISIDFLAFGAHPDDIELCCAGTLIKLAKQGYRTAAITLTRGEAGTRGTPEIRQKEFAAAAAMMQVAAHRQLDMPDGAIEETYENKLKLVRVIRELRPRVVATVHWESRHPDHLHTSNLVREAAMIAGLKNLTAAGERARLGEPWRPFRVLYYPERYEISPNFVVDISGSFEQKMRAVYAHESQFHGPNMSQYGAEETPISRPEFLEFIETRNRYWGAMIGVKYGEAFVVREPVRIDDPVAAFGEWCRDAIP; this is encoded by the coding sequence ATGTCCATTTCCATCGACTTTCTCGCGTTCGGCGCGCATCCGGATGATATCGAGTTGTGCTGCGCCGGAACCTTGATCAAACTGGCGAAACAAGGTTATCGCACCGCCGCGATCACGCTCACGCGCGGCGAGGCCGGCACGCGCGGCACGCCGGAAATTCGCCAAAAAGAATTCGCCGCGGCGGCGGCGATGATGCAGGTGGCGGCGCATCGCCAGTTGGATATGCCCGATGGCGCCATTGAAGAAACGTACGAAAACAAGCTCAAGCTCGTGCGGGTGATTCGCGAGCTGCGTCCGCGCGTGGTGGCGACGGTGCATTGGGAATCGCGCCATCCCGATCATCTTCACACCTCCAATCTCGTGCGCGAGGCGGCGATGATCGCCGGTCTGAAAAATTTGACAGCTGCAGGGGAGAGAGCGAGGCTGGGAGAGCCGTGGCGGCCATTCCGCGTGCTTTATTATCCCGAACGCTACGAGATATCGCCGAACTTCGTCGTTGACATCAGCGGCAGCTTCGAGCAGAAGATGCGCGCCGTGTATGCCCACGAGTCACAATTTCACGGCCCCAACATGAGTCAATATGGTGCCGAGGAAACTCCCATCTCACGGCCGGAGTTTTTGGAATTCATCGAAACCAGGAATCGCTATTGGGGGGCGATGATTGGCGTGAAATACGGCGAGGCTTTTGTGGTGCGTGAGCCGGTGCGAATCGACGATCCGGTGGCGGCGTTTGGGGAATGGTGCCGCGACGCGATTCCTTGA
- a CDS encoding nucleotidyltransferase domain-containing protein produces MILFGSTLSVQSFHSRSDIDIAVEGIPSHKFFSAHGRTLDIAKQFNIDLIDLKACRPALSAKIETDGREL; encoded by the coding sequence GTGATTCTCTTCGGCTCCACGCTTTCAGTGCAGAGCTTTCACTCGCGATCGGATATTGATATCGCGGTCGAGGGCATCCCTTCCCATAAATTCTTCAGCGCTCACGGCCGAACCCTCGACATTGCCAAACAGTTCAACATCGATCTGATCGATCTCAAAGCTTGTCGTCCTGCCCTCAGCGCCAAAATAGAAACCGACGGGAGAGAATTATGA
- the bshC gene encoding bacillithiol biosynthesis cysteine-adding enzyme BshC: MKIPFSHVPGAGRLFLDYLENFDRLAEFFAVDYRSRAALLAQCDLVAQRDYPRPEMAKILDHQNRRWGAGEATTRHIAALEKSGSLAVVTGQQVGIFGGPLYTLYKALTCLKLAESLSARLGREVTPIFWLAADDDDLNEVNQLKVMNRENELELFSCVFDTEARRPVSQIHLTDNIASCHQALAAVIPDTEFKTELLHALQEAYHPGATLPEAFARWLMHLLGHHGLVVMNPADAAIKRLAAPLFEREIQIQSPSTMAALQTIDRLAARDYSPQVSLRPDRLNLFYVRTQRHTLEQRLGAFFTTDGAFQFSHGDLLRHVQRHPENFSPNVMLRPVMQDFLLPTVAYIAGPAEIAYFAQLRGVYEAFAVPMPAIFPRYSMTLLEKKIARVLEKYDLQITDFWTAEGGAAEELISRAVKREADVNLFAPVAAARDVLSRQLAELKTRATALDATLGGFIEKEQGKIFHQLESIEKKLLQAAKRQDETLAQQITKAVNALYPNRHLQERELSFLSFLCKYGRGLMQKLYEQIDLTSFQHQVVEL; the protein is encoded by the coding sequence GTGAAAATTCCGTTTTCCCATGTCCCCGGCGCCGGCCGCTTGTTTTTGGATTATCTTGAAAATTTTGACCGGCTCGCCGAGTTTTTTGCGGTGGATTATCGCAGCCGCGCGGCGCTGCTGGCGCAATGCGATCTCGTGGCCCAGCGCGATTATCCCCGGCCCGAGATGGCCAAAATACTCGACCACCAAAACCGCCGGTGGGGTGCGGGCGAAGCGACCACGCGACACATTGCGGCGCTGGAAAAAAGCGGCAGCCTCGCAGTAGTCACCGGCCAGCAAGTCGGTATTTTCGGCGGGCCCCTGTATACGCTATATAAAGCGCTCACCTGCTTGAAACTGGCCGAGAGCTTGAGCGCCCGGCTCGGCCGCGAGGTGACGCCGATTTTCTGGCTGGCCGCTGATGATGACGACCTCAACGAAGTGAATCAGCTCAAGGTAATGAACCGCGAGAATGAACTGGAGCTTTTTTCTTGCGTGTTTGACACCGAGGCGCGCCGGCCGGTTTCGCAGATTCATTTGACCGATAACATTGCGAGCTGCCATCAAGCGCTCGCCGCCGTGATTCCCGATACTGAATTTAAAACCGAATTGCTGCACGCGCTGCAAGAAGCGTATCACCCCGGCGCGACGCTGCCCGAGGCCTTTGCGCGCTGGCTGATGCATCTGCTCGGCCACCACGGCCTGGTGGTGATGAACCCGGCGGACGCTGCAATCAAGCGCCTCGCCGCGCCGTTGTTCGAGCGGGAAATTCAAATTCAAAGTCCCTCCACGATGGCGGCCTTGCAAACCATCGACCGCCTCGCCGCCCGGGACTACTCGCCGCAAGTTTCGTTGCGGCCGGATCGTTTGAATCTCTTTTACGTGAGAACCCAGCGCCATACGCTGGAACAGCGTCTCGGCGCGTTTTTCACCACCGACGGCGCCTTCCAATTTTCCCACGGCGATCTGCTGCGGCACGTGCAGCGACATCCGGAAAATTTTTCGCCCAACGTCATGCTGCGGCCAGTGATGCAGGATTTTCTTTTGCCGACGGTGGCGTACATCGCCGGGCCGGCTGAAATCGCTTATTTTGCGCAACTGCGCGGGGTCTACGAAGCCTTTGCCGTGCCGATGCCGGCGATCTTTCCGCGCTACAGCATGACGCTGCTGGAAAAGAAAATTGCGCGCGTGCTGGAAAAATATGATTTGCAGATCACCGATTTTTGGACGGCAGAGGGCGGTGCGGCGGAAGAGCTGATCAGCCGGGCCGTCAAGCGCGAGGCCGACGTCAATTTGTTTGCGCCGGTGGCGGCGGCGCGTGATGTGCTGAGCCGGCAACTGGCCGAGTTGAAAACCCGCGCCACGGCACTCGATGCGACGCTCGGCGGTTTCATTGAAAAAGAGCAGGGAAAAATTTTTCACCAGCTCGAGAGCATCGAAAAAAAGCTGTTGCAAGCGGCGAAACGGCAAGACGAAACGCTCGCCCAGCAGATCACCAAAGCCGTGAACGCACTTTATCCCAATCGCCATTTGCAGGAGCGCGAGCTGAGCTTTTTATCGTTCTTGTGCAAATACGGCCGCGGGCTGATGCAGAAGTTGTATGAGCAAATTGATTTGACCAGTTTTCAACATCAAGTGGTGGAGTTATAA
- a CDS encoding carbohydrate kinase family protein: MPHREGFACAGNWIIDHVRLIDHYPNEEGLAYIREESKSTGGGAYNVTFDLRAIDPELPLYAIGVVGEDEDGHFILDTCHQRDIDTFQLVASEEAPTAHTEVMFSRASNRRTFFYHAGANNLLDVAHFDFDHCLAKWLHLGYLLLLEKLDQPDAEFGTKAGRVLQLAKTAGLITSTDVVTAKPEAFPGVVLPTLPYIDYLVINEIEAEYITGIKTRQQNTLLKEGITAAAGKLLKEGVNVGVVIHFPEGGFGMLKNGESCWQGALELPAEKIRNTSGAGDAFCAGFIYGCYHEWPLPTCLQMAVCCAAGNLGVAASSGGMLVKEANLDLLKNVGVFRL; encoded by the coding sequence ATGCCCCACCGCGAAGGTTTTGCCTGTGCCGGCAATTGGATCATCGACCACGTGCGGTTGATCGATCATTATCCGAACGAAGAAGGCCTGGCCTATATTCGCGAAGAGTCCAAAAGCACCGGTGGCGGCGCGTACAATGTGACGTTCGATTTGCGCGCGATTGACCCCGAGCTGCCGCTTTACGCCATCGGCGTGGTCGGCGAGGATGAAGACGGACACTTCATTCTCGATACCTGCCACCAACGCGACATCGATACATTTCAGCTTGTCGCCAGCGAGGAAGCGCCGACGGCGCATACCGAGGTGATGTTCTCGCGGGCGAGCAACCGCCGGACGTTTTTTTATCATGCCGGCGCGAACAATCTGCTCGATGTGGCGCATTTCGATTTTGACCACTGCCTGGCCAAGTGGCTGCATCTGGGCTATCTGCTGCTGTTGGAAAAGCTCGATCAACCCGACGCGGAATTTGGCACCAAAGCCGGACGCGTCTTGCAGCTCGCCAAAACTGCCGGACTCATCACCTCGACCGACGTGGTCACCGCCAAGCCCGAGGCCTTCCCGGGTGTTGTTCTCCCCACTTTGCCTTATATCGATTATCTCGTGATCAACGAAATCGAAGCGGAATATATCACTGGAATAAAAACCCGGCAGCAAAACACTTTGTTAAAAGAAGGGATCACCGCCGCTGCCGGCAAGCTTCTGAAAGAAGGCGTCAATGTCGGCGTGGTAATTCACTTTCCCGAGGGCGGCTTTGGGATGCTCAAAAACGGCGAAAGCTGCTGGCAAGGCGCGCTGGAGTTGCCGGCGGAGAAAATCCGCAATACCAGCGGCGCCGGCGATGCGTTTTGTGCCGGTTTTATTTACGGCTGTTATCATGAGTGGCCGCTGCCAACCTGTTTGCAAATGGCCGTCTGCTGCGCCGCGGGAAATCTCGGCGTGGCGGCTTCCAGCGGCGGGATGCTGGTTAAAGAAGCCAATCTGGATTTGCTGAAAAATGTTGGCGTTTTTAGACTGTAA
- a CDS encoding DUF4143 domain-containing protein: protein MWEHFVLNELYANLQTHTIHYCRDKRGHEVDFVLTQRGRAPALIECKWSVDDEFDPANLQAFRRQYPKSAFFVVANHLDRPFTRRYGDISVKFVNLSVLIENVLS from the coding sequence CTGTGGGAACATTTTGTCTTGAATGAGCTCTATGCCAATTTGCAGACACATACGATTCATTACTGCCGGGACAAGCGCGGTCATGAAGTCGACTTTGTGTTAACACAAAGAGGGCGCGCACCGGCGCTGATCGAGTGCAAATGGTCGGTTGATGATGAGTTTGACCCAGCCAACCTTCAGGCCTTTAGGAGACAATATCCCAAGTCCGCTTTCTTTGTTGTCGCCAACCATCTTGATCGCCCTTTCACGCGTCGATACGGCGATATTTCGGTAAAATTTGTTAACTTATCGGTATTAATTGAAAATGTTCTGAGTTGA